The following DNA comes from Nocardioides panzhihuensis.
CCCACCTCTCGACGCGTGACCTTCAGCCTGTGGCCGGTGCTCTCGTCGGCGTACAGACGCCGCAGGCCTTCCGGGCCGCCGACCTCCTGGCCGCCTACGCGCAGGCCGCGGCCGACGGCTTCGACGGCACCGACACCGGCGCCACCCTGGAGCGCTACTCCCCCGGCGTACGCATCGTCGCGGTCCCCAGCACCCAGCTGAACCTCAAGGTGACCTTCGCCGACGATCTGCGCGCGGCCGCGGCGCTGCTCAGCTGAGCGCCAGGCCCTCCAGAAGGCGGATGTCCTCCTCGGAGGTCACCCGGCGACCGATCGGCGGAGCCTCGATCGAGACGACCGGGAACCGGCCGGCCAGCTCGGCCGCGATCTCGGCGAAGTCGCCGGTCGGCCAGTCGTCCAGCGAGGCGACGACGGCGGGCGGCAGCACGATCGGCGAGGTGACCGAGACCATCGCGTCACGGTCCACGGTCTCGCCGAGCACCGGCACCCCTTCCTCGACAGCGAGCTTCTTCACCGTGTCCGTGACCGGGCGTACGCCGATCACGACCGCATCACGCTCGAGCGCGGTCGAGACGCAGTGGGCGATGAAGGCCGGCGGGGTCATCGGGCACAGTGAGTCGTGGAGCACCAACGGCTCCTCGGCGGCCACGATCCCTTCCCAGGATGCGGTGAAGTCGACGGGGGTCACGCCGGACTCCCCGAGGGACCAGGTCGCCGCGGCGACCAGCGCCTCACCCTGGATCAGCGCGAACGGCAGCGATCCGCGGCCGTCCTCGGCAACCGTCCCGAGGGCGGACGGGAGCTCGGCGGTCTCATCGATCTCGTCGTACTCGGCGTAGGGGTCGTCCATGTGAGCCACGCTAGCGGCTGGCCGGGTGACCCGGCGACCAGCCCGTGAAAACGCGAAACAGGCCCCGGGATGACCCGGAGCCTGTCGCGCAGACCGAGACCAGCGTCAGCTGGCCAGCACCTCGTCGAGGAGGACTTCAGCCTTGTCTTCGTTGGTGTGCTCACATAGCGCGAGCTCCGATACGAGGATCTGGCGTGCCTTGGCGAGCATGCGCTTCTCCCCGGCGGAGAGGCCACGGTCACGCTCACGACGCCACAGGTCACGCACGACCTCGGCGACCTTCATGACATCGCCGCTGTGCAGCTTCTCCAGATTTGCCTTGTAACGACGCGACCAGTTGGTCGGCTCTTCGACGTGCTCCGCACGGAGCACCTCGAAGACCCGATCAAGCCCATCCTTGTCTACAACGTCTCGAACTCCGACGAGCTCGAGGTTGTTGGACGGAACACGCACCACGAGGTCCTGCTGAGCGATGATGCGGAGGACCAGATACTGCCGCTCCTCGCCCTTGATGGTGCGCATCTCGATGTCTTCGATGACGGCCGCGCCATGGTTCGGGTATACGACGGTCTCGCCGACGGTGAAAGTCATATTTTTAGGTACCCCTTCCTAGGAACCTAAGTCTACCACGGATCTTAGAATTCGGATTCCGTGTTTGTGCAGGTCAGGGCATTATTCAGGGGTTGACAGATCGACAACTTGTGTGGTTCCGCGCGCGCTGGACGGTTAAGCGTGGCAGCATGGTTGAGTTCGAAACAGGGCCGAAATCTCATCGTCGCCAGCCTGTTGTCCTGCGCGGCTTGGCGCAGTGCCCGATACTGCCGCCATGGCGAATGCACCGCAGAGCGCCCCCAAGACCATCTTCACCGCGTCGCCGCACGCCCAGGATCAGGACCCGGAGACGACCGAAGCGAGGTCGGGCGGCGAGCTTGCTCGTCCGTCCGCGCCGAGCGAGGGAGTGAGCGAGCGGAGCGAGCAACGGACGCAGGCCAGCGCGTCCGCCGTTCCCGATGCCTCGGCGGGCAGAGAAGGCATCATGGCCAAGGTCGGCAACTGGGCCCCCTTCCTCCTCATCCGTTCCGCCCACCCGCGCCAGGCGGTGCTGACCGCCATCGGCCTCTCCGGGGCTGCCGTCATCGCGGGGCTGACGACTCGCGAGGTCGCGCTGATCGCGGTCACCGTCCTCGTCGGCCAGGCCGTCCTCGGCTGGCACAACGACCTCGTCGACCAGGCCGTCGACCGTCGTCACGAGCGTGAGGGCAAACCGATCTCCGACGGCCGCCTCGAGCCGGGCGGCGTCTGGTTCGCGCTGTGCTGCGGCGTACTGCTCGTGATTCCGCTCTCGGTCACCTCGGGCACCGTCGCGGGGCTGTTCTACCTGGGCTCGCTGGTGCTCGGGATGCTCGCCAACGTACTGCTGCGCAGGGGCCTGCTGTCCTGGGTCCCCTGGACCGCGGCCTTCGCCTGCTACCCCGGATACCTGTCGTACGCGGGCTGGGCCGGCGAGGCCGCGGGCGGGCCGCCCCACTGGGCGATGGTCGCGCTCGCCGCGGGGCTGGGTGTCGGCGTACATTTCCTGACCGCACTGTGGGGCCTGGTGGCCGACAACGCGGACGGCTGGACGTACCTGCCCCTCAAGGCCGGCCTGAAGCTGGGAGCCGGGAAGCTCCTCCTCGTCACGCTGCTCTATGTCGCCATCGTGGTCGGCGGGATGCTGTACGTCGCGAGCGTCGTCGGACTGCGCGCATGAGCGGTGTCTGACCTGCGAGCCTGACCCTTTTCCGGTATCGCCGGATCGGGCGGATAGAGTGTCGCGCGTGACGACCAAGGTTATGCAGAAGCGGCTCGCAGTGACGGGCGCCCTCGTGGCTCTCGCCCTTCCGGCGCTCACCGCCTGCAGCAGCTTCGACTACGCGACCGACCGGCCCAACGAGATCATCCACGGCGGCTCGACGCTCGACGGTGCCGTCCGGATCAACGCGGCCCGCATCGTGACCGCGCAGGAAGGCTCCGGCGTCCTGGTCGGCACCTTCTCGCTCGACCCGGCGATCAACCCGGCGGTCGCCGGCAAGCCGCTGCCGTCGGTCACCTCGATCGCGACGGCGCCCGAGGCGACCGAGACGGTCACGCCTGAGTCGTTCACGCCGATCGAGCTGCCCACCCGCGGCATCATCAACCTGGCCGACCCGGCCACCGGGGGGATCCCGGTCACCGGCGACTTCAAGCCGGGCGACAGCATCCCGATGACCTTCACCTTCTCCGAGGGCGAGGAGAAGACCATCGCGGTCCCGGTGGTCACCCAGTGCGGTCCGTACGCCGAGGTCGTCGCCGCCGCCGGCGAGACCGAGAAGCCCGCGAAGAAGGGCAAGAACGCGCAGGCTCAGGAGTCCGAGGGTGCTGCCGGCGAGGAAGCTTCCGGCGAGACCGGCACCGAAGGCTCCGAGGAGGCTTCGACCCTGCCGGCCGACGCCTCCGCCGAGGGCGAGCACGCCACCGAGGGCGAGCACGCCGCTGAGGGTGAGCACGCCACCGAGGGTGCGCACGGCTCGATCGCCGAGGACCCCTACTCCTGTGAGTTCCCCCCGGCTGCCCTCCCCGGCGCCGAGGAAGCCCACTGATGACCTACAAGCTCGTCCTCCTGCGCCACGGCCAGAGCGAGTGGAACGCGCTCAACCTCTCCACCGGCTGGGTCGATGTCGACCTCACCGACAAGGGCCGGGATGAGGCCGTCAACGGCGGCAGGCTGCTCGCCGAGGCCGGGATCCTCCCCGACCTGGTCCACACGAGCCTGCTGCGCCGTGCGATCACCACCGCCAACATCGCTCTGGACACCGCCGACCGTCACTGGATCCCGGTGCGCCGCGACTGGCGCCTCAACGAGCGCCACTACGGCGCGCTCCAGGGAAAGAACAAGTCCGAGACGCTGAAGAAGTTCGGCGAGGAGCAGTTCCAGCTCTGGCGCCGCTCCTACGACGTCCCGCCGCCGCCGATCGAGCTCGACTCCGAGTTCTCCCAGGCCGATGACCCGCGCTACGCCGACATCGAGGTGCCCGCCACCGAGTGCCTCAAGGACGTCGTTGCCCGGATGCTGCCTTACTGGGACTCCGCGATCGTGCCCGACCTGAAGACCGGCAAGACGGTCCTGGTCACCGCCCACGGCAACAGCCTGCGCGCGCTGGTCAAGCACCTCGACAACGTCTCCGAGGCCGCGATCGCCAAGCTCAACATCCCCACGGGTCAGCCGCTGGTCTACGAGCTCGACGAGTCGCTGAAGCCCGTCGTCGCCGGCGGCACCTACCTCGACCCCGAGGCCGCGGCTGCCGCGGCTGAGGCCGTCGCCAACCAGGGCAAGCAGTAGCCGAAGCGTCACAAAAGCCGGTCGAGACGTCACTCAGGTGACGTCTCGACCGGCTTTTGTGACCTGTCGACGGTCAGGAGTCGGCGGGAGTCTCGCCGGTCACCACGAAGACGACCCGGTTGGCCACCGTGACGGCGTGGTCGGCGATGCGCTCGTAGTAGCGGCCCAGGAGGGCTACGTCGACGGCGGGCTCGACGCCGTGGGTCCAGTCCTGACCCAGCAGCTCGGCGAAGGACTGGCGGCGCAGCCGGTCCATCTCGTCGTCGTCGGCGACCAGGTCCTGCGCTGCGGAGACGTCGCGGGTGCGCAGGATCTGGCAGGTGCGCTCGACCATCTGCTGGGCGATCTCGGCCATCTTGGCGATGGTCGGCTGGGCCAGCTCGGGGACGGCCTTGTTCGGCGTACGCAGCCTGGCGATCTTGGCGACGTGGACGGAGAGGTCACCCATCCGCTCGAGGTCGGAGATCATCCGCAGCGCGGCTACGACGACGCGGAGGTCGCCGGCCACCGGAGACTGCAGCCCGAGCAGCTCGAGGGCGTTCTCCTCGATCCGCTCGCGGGCGTCGTCGATCTCGATGTCCTTGTCGATCACCTGCTCGGCGAGGTCGTTGCGGGCGTCCAGAAGAGCGGTGGTCGCGTCGCGTACGGCCACAGACACCAGCTCACAGACATTGGTGAGGTCGTTGAAGATGGCATCGAGGTCGTCATGGAAAGCAGCGCGCATGTCCCGATCCTAGACACTCGACATGTACGGATCTTCATCGCGAGTGAACCGATGGTGAACGTTCGGCGCGCAGGCGTCCAGTGGTGAAGAACAGGTGTTTGATGGGATTACCCTGATCGTGTGGACTCGACGACGCAGGCCTTTCTTGCTGCGCTCCTCGGCGCGGTCGTCGCCGGAGCGGCGGTGCTTGCGTGGGCGATGAGCGAGCGTTCCCGCCGCCGGGTCCCCGAGGTCGAGCCCCCGAAGGTTCCCTCCGAGGTCGCCGCGGTCCTCTCGGTCCTGCGCAGCAGCGCGGTCGTCGTCGACGAGCACGACACGGTGCTCAAGGCCAGCGCCCCTGCGTACGCCCTCGGGCTGGTTCGCGGCACCTCGCTGGTCTCGCCCGAGCTGTCCGAGCTCGTCCACGCCGTGCGTCGTGACGGTCAGATCCGGGAGACCGAGCTGGTGATCTCGCGCGCCAACGGGGCGTCGCGGCACGTCACCGCTCGCGTCGCTCCGCTGGGCACACGCCTCGCCCTCGCCCTGGTCGAGGACCGCACCCGCGAGCGCCGTGTGGAGGCCGTACGCCGCGACTTCGTCGCCAACGTCAGCCACGAGCTCAAGACGCCGGTCGGCGCGATAAGAGTGCTCGCCGATGCGGTCACCGAGGCCTCCGACGACCCCGAGGCCGTACGCCGCTTCTCCAACCGGATGATCACCGAGTCCGAGCGCCTGACCGCGCTCGTCCAGCAGATCATCGAGCTCTCCAGGCTGCAGGGCGACGAGCCGTTGGAGGCGCCGGTCGCTGTCGACGTCGACAAGGTCATCGTGGCCGCCGTCGACAGCTCGATCGTCGACGCCAGCGCGAAGGGGATCAACGTGGTCAGCGCCGGCACCGCCGGGCTGCACGTCTTCGGCAACGACGAGCAGGTCTCGACCGCCGTCACCAACCTGGTCTCCAACGCGGTCGCCTACTCCGACCCCGGCTCGACCGTGACCGTCTCGACCCGCGCGACCGACGGCTCCGTCGAGATCTCCGTGGTCGACCAGGGCATCGGCATCCCGTCCACGGAGATCGACCGGATCTTCGAGCGCTTCTATCGCGTCGACCCCGCCCGCCACCGCTCCACCGGCGGCACCGGGCTCGGCCTGTCGATCGTCAAGCACGTCGCCGCCACACACGGTGGCGAGGTCAAGGTCTGGTCGCAGGAGGGTCAAGGTTCAACCTTCACCCTCACTCTGCCCCAGCACCTACCAACTGCCGGGCAGTCCGGCACAAGCAAGGAGGAACGCCCGTGACCCGGGTACTCGTCGTCGAAGATGAAGCCAGCTACAGCGAAGCACTGTCCTACATGCTCCGCAAGGAGGGCTTCGAGGTCGCCGTCGCCGAGGACGGCACCGACGCTCTGAAGGAGTTCGACCGCAACGGGGCAGACATCGTGCTGCTCGACCTGATGCTTCCCGGTCTCTCGGGCACCGAGGTGTGCCGGCAGATCCGGGCCACCTCTTCGGTCCCGGTCATCATGGTGACCGCCAAGGACGACGAGGTCGACAAGGTCGTCGGCCTCGAGCTCGGCGCTGACGACTACGTCACCAAGCCCTACTCCCCGCGCGAGCTCGTCGCCCGGATCCGCGCCGTGCTCCGGCGAGGCACCGAGCCCGACGCTGCCCCGGCGACCCTCGAGGCCGGTCCGGTCCGGATGGACGTGGAGCGCCACGTCGTGACCGTGGACGGCAACGAGCAGCGCCTCCCACTCAAGGAGTTCGAGCTCCTGGAGATGTTCCTGCGCAACCCCGGCCGGGTGCTGACCCGCGGCCAGCTCATCGACCGCGTCTGGGGCTCCGACTACGTCGGCGACACCAAGACGCTCGACGTCCACGTCAAGCGCCTGCGCGCCAAGCTCGAGCCGGACCCGTCCGAGCCGAAGTTCCTGGTCACGGTGAGAGGCCTGGGCTACAAGCTCGACCTGTAAGGCCTAAGAGACGTGGGAGTTCTGAGGTCGCTGAGTGACCTCAGAACTCCCACGTCGGCTTTCGCATAGCCCGGACGGGCCATGTCCCGGGGCGCATCCACTGCTTACGATTCCCCTGCCTGCCCGCAGCCCGCGGCGCCGAATGGAAAGTACGTCGTGTTGCGTCGCCTGCCTCTCCTGATCGCCCTTGTGATCGCTGTCCTCCTCCCGGTGGGCACCACCGCCTCACCCGCGGAAGCAGCCTGCAGCAGCCCGAAGCTCTCGAAGATCACTCTGAAACGAAGCAATGTCACGGCGGGTCAGTCCACCACCGCGACGGTGACACTCTCGTGCGCGCCCCGCACACGAAAGCGAGTGGCGGTCAGAGCGACCGCTGGGATCGTGGTTCCGTCCTCGGTCTATGTCAGGAGCGGGCATCGCACGCGGTCCTTCATGGTGAGGACCAGGCTCACGGCGATCACGACCCGCGGTTCGATCAGCGCGACGTACAACCGACGCACCGTGTCCACCGCTCTCACCCGCAGGTACGCGTACTGCGCCAACCCTCCACTGAGCAGCCTGACGATCAGTCCCACGACGATCGTCAGCGGGAATTCCGCCAAAGCTGTCGCCCGGCTCGCCTGCCGCACGACCAAGTGGACCCGTCTGGTCGTATCGACGACCTCGGGCGCGACCGCGCACAACTCGGGGGACATCTGGATCGCCAGGGACCGACCGAGCGTCACCTTCCAGGTGACCGCGCGAGCTCGCACCAACCGGCTCAACGTGGCGGTCAAGGTGCGCAAGGCGGGTTCGAGCCGCTGGGTGTCGGACACCTTTATCGCAACCGCGAACCCTGAGATGTGCATGCCCTCCTCACGGGCGACAGCCAACGTGATCTATGCAGGTACGAGGCCGACGACAGTCACCCTCAAGCAGCCGTGCGCACTTGATATCTCGCGCTACGTCTACCTGGCGACCAACAACTCGATCGTCAAGGTGCCGGGGCGGGTTCTCGTCCCCGCCGGCAGCACGAGCGTCGGGGTTCCCGTCACCGTCCCCGACGGCACCGTCGCCGACTCAGATCTCATCCGCTCACAGCTCAGCGTCGGGTCCCACCCAGGAGGCTGGGCGCACCACTTCGATCTTGAGGCGCACCCGGGGCTCGAATCGGCCGATCTGAATGCATGGGCCGATGACAACGGGGCGCGCACCGTGCGTTCCCACGTCGACCTGGGATTCCCGGCGATCACGGACACCGTGGTCCGGGTCGAGTCGAGCGATCCCCTGATCCCGCTCCCTCCGAGCATGACCGTCGCCAAGGGCACAACTCGCGCGGACATCGATCGGACGATCACCGCACCTGAGGAGGACACCGAGGTACGCATCACCGCGACCTTCGGCAGCCAGCAGCGAACCGACACCGTCCTCGTCCAGCGGAGCTTCCGGCCCGGAGACCCGGTCTCGCTGAGCAGGCAGACCTTCTACGGCGGCGGGCGGGCAGGTGCCTCGATCGACATCGGACGCCCCGCCGGTCCCGACGGCGTACCGGTCACCGTGTCCTCCGACTCGTCGCTGCTCACATTCGAGCCGACCGCGTTCCGACCCGGCCACACCGTCGCCAGCCTCTACTTCGACGTCGCCGAGGTCACCGAGAGCACACCGATCACGCTCCACGTGACCGCAGGAACACACACCTACGACGTCCCGATCACGCTGCAGCCCGGGCTGGCGGCCATCACGCTGCCGGACAGTGCCACCAGCGACGAACCCTTCACCGGCACGGTCACACTGACGGGAGTCGCCACCGTGGATACGCCGGTTCGCCTCATCTCGAGCTCGAGCTCGTTCCAGGTACCCAGCGGCGTGATCATCCCCGCGGGAGAGACCAGCGCGACCTTCCAGGGTGTCGTGCATCTACCGAGTAGCAGCAGTGGAGCCGTCAGGCGGCTCGATGCGTACCTCGGTCGGCTCTACACCTCCAACGACATGATGGCCTCTCCCGCGTCGTAGGCCTCGGCGGCGCCGGGGTCAGGCCGGCGTCATCTGCTTCTCCGTCACCGGGCTCCGCGGCATCACCAGCGACATCAGCGCGGCTGCAGCGCAGAGCGCGCCGGCGGCGTACCAGACCAGGTCGTAGGACCCGGTGACATCGCGTACGACGCCACCCATCCACGCGACCAGGCCTGCTCCGACCTGGTGGGAGGCGAGGACCCAGCCGAAGACGATCGGGGCGTCCTCGGGCCAGATCTCGCGGCACAGCGCGAGCGTGGGTGGCACGGTGGCGACCCAGTCGAGGCCGTAGAAGACGATGAAGAACACCATCGGCAGGTGCACCTCGGACGACAGCAGCATCGGCAGGAAGATCAGCGAGATCCCGCGCAGCGAGTAGTAGAAGCCGAGCAGCACGACCGGGTTGAAGCGGTCGGTGAGCCAGCCGGAGAAGATCGTCCCGACGACGTCGAAGATGCCGATCACGGCGAGCAGCGAGGCGGCCGCGACCGGGGCCATGCCGTGGTCATGTGCGGCAGGTATGAAGTGGGTCCTGATCAGCCCGTTCGTGGTGATTCCGCAGATTGCGAAGGCGCCGGCAAGGAGCCAGAAGGCCTTCGTACGCATCACCATCCCGAGAACGCGAACGGTCCGTAGCGCGGCGCCGGTCGCCGGCGCAGGTCGCGGCACGATCTGCGAGGCACCGTAGGGCGTCAGACCCAGGTCGGCCGGGTAGTCGCGGAGCAGCAGGAGCACGAACGGGATCACCGCGGCTGCGACCAGCGCGATCGTGACCGAGGCCGCCCGCCAGCCGTACTCGCCGATCAGGATCGCCAGCACCGGCAGGAAGATCAGCTGTCCCGAGGCGCCGCCGGCAGTCAGCAGACCGCTGACGAGGCCCTGTCGCTTGTCGAACCAGCGGGTGGTGATCGTGGCACCGAAGGCGAGCGCCATGCAGCCGCTGCCGCCGCCGACGAGGACGCCCCAGCCGAGCACGAACTGCCACGACTGGCTCATCCAGACGGTGCCGAGCGAGCCGAGGGTGATCATGGTGAGCGCGACGGCCACCACCGGCCGGATCCCGAAGCGGTCCATCAGCGCGGCGGCGAAGGGTGCGGTCAGACCGTAGAGCGCGAGCTGGAGCGTGATCCCGACCCCGATCGTGCCGCGCGACCAGCCGAACTCATCGTGCAGCGGACCGACGAGGAGGCCCGGCGCCGCGGTGAAGGCAGCAGCTCCGACGATGGTCACGAAGGCGACGGCAGCCACCCACCAGGCCGGGTGGATGCGGGGGCGGCGCGCGGATGTTCGGCCGGCAGGCGGCGGGCTCGTCGTCTGGGTCATGGGGAAGATCCTTCCGGGAGCGCGCCGCTCCAGACAGTGGCCTGATTGACATCTATCGATAAGATCCAGCCATGGACGACGTACGGGTTCCTTCTCCGCACCGGGTCGCGGTGCTGATCCAGGATGGGTTCATCCCGTTCGAGATCGGTATCCCGCACCGGATCTTCGGGAAGGCTCGCGACAGCCAGGACCGACTGCTCTACGAGGTTCTCACCTGCACGACAGGCGGCCCCGGACCGGTTCAGTCGGACTCGGACATGGTCGTGCTCGCGCCGCACGGCCCCGAGGCGCTGGCGGGAGCCGACACAGTGGTGATCCCGAAGTTCGACGAAGCCTCGCCGATGGTCACCGACGGAGTGCTGTCGGCGCCGCTGAAGGAGGCGCTCGACATGATCCGCCCGGGCACCCGGGTCATGTCGATCTGCACCGGCGCCTTCGCGCTGGGCGCCGCGGGCCTCCTGGACGGCCGCCCGGCGACGACCCACTGGTTCTACACCGACCAGTTCCGGGAGCTGTTTCCGCAGGTCAGGCTGGACCCCGACGTGCTCTTCGTCGACGACGGCGAGATCCTCACCTCCGCCGGGGTGGCCGCCGGCGTCGACCTCTGCCTGCATGTCGTACGCCGCGACCACGGCGCCGCGGTCGCCAACCGCGTCGCTCGGGTGACGGTCGTCCCGCCCCACCGCGACGGCGGCCAGGCGCAGTTCATCCGGCATCACGCGCCTGTGTCGGGCGACGCGGGCATCTCGGCGGCGACCGCCTGGGCGCTCGCCCACCTCGACCAGCCCCTCACCCTGGAGACGATGGCGGCCCAGGTCTCGATGTCGGTGCGTACCTTCACCCGGCGCTTCCGCGACGAGACCGGCGACTCCCCCGGCCGCTGGTTGCAGCGCCAGCGCATCGAGCTCGCCCGCAACCTGCTGGAGACCACCGACCTCAGCGTCGAGCAGGTCGCCGCCCGATGTGGCCTCAACACCGCCCAGTCCCTCCGCCTCCACTTCCACGCCGCCCTCGGTATCACCCCCACCGCGTACCGGCGGACCTTCCGCGGCTGACCACCCCCGCCGAAGCGTCACCCCCGTCGGCCGAAGCGTCACGTCGGACGGCCGAAAGGGCATCGCCCTGACGTCTCGGCCGACGCCAGTGACGTCTCGGCCGACGCCAGTGACGTCTCGGCGGGGGTCGACATGGCGGGATGTCGAACATCGATGACCGTTATCCGCTCGCGTACCGGCGTACGGGTCCGTAGCCTTTTATCGTGACGACGACGATTAGCCCCGCACCGGCCGCGACCACGCCGCTCTGGAAGCCATTGGTCGCGTGCGGGATCACGCTGGTGCTGTGGGCATCGGCGTTCGTCGGGATCCGGCACCTGGGTGACACCGTCCCGCCGGGAAGCCTGTCGCTGGGCCGGCTGCTGGTGATGGTCGCGGCGCTCGGCGCCTACCTCGCGCTGAAGGGCGGGTTCCGGCTGCCTACCCGGAAGGAGTGGCCGCTGATCGCCCTGGGCGGCGCCTCCTGGCTGGGGATCTACAACCTGGCGCTCAACGAGTCCGAGCGCCGGATCGACGCGGCCACGGCAGCACTGATCGTCCAGGTCGGCCCGATCGTGGTGGCGCTCCTGGCAGGCCTCGTGCTCAAGGAGCAGATCCACCGGTGGATCCTCATCGGCACCGGCGTCGGGTTCGCTGGTGTCGTCGTCATCGGCCGCGCCTCCGCCAACGGCGACACCGGCGACTGGATCGGCGTCGCTCTCTCTGTCGTCGCAGCGCTCACCTTCGCGATCGGTGTCCTCACACAGAAGAAGCTGCTGCCTTCCATGAGCGCGCTGCTGCTGACGTTCTGGTACGCCATCGCCGGCCTCGTCATCTGCCTGCCGTGGTCGGGCGAGCTGGTCACCACGATCCCCGACATCAGCGTCGGCAACATCGGCTGGATCGTCTACCTCGGCCTCTTCCCGAGTGCTCTTGCCTTCGTGACCTGGGCCTATGCGCTCTCCCACTCCGATGCCGGCAAGTTCGCGCAGTCGACGTTCCTGGTGCCGTTCATCACCGCGCTCATGGCCTGGCTGGTGCTCGACGAGGTGCCGCCGGCACTTGCCTTCGTGGGTGGCGCGATGTGCATCGTGGGTGTGCTGATCACCCGCCGCCGGCCGCGCGCTGACCCGCGCTGAATGCCCTCAGAAACTGACCGCTCGGCGTCAGAAACTGACTACTCGGCGGATTCCAGCCAGCCTCGGAAGGCTTCCAGGTTCGCCGTCGACTCGCCGCGAAGCTTGCGCCACTCCCATTCCTTGCGGATCGACGTCGCGAAGCCGAGCTCGAGGATGGTGTTGAAGGACTCGTCGGCGTAGGTCAGGACCGAGCCGAGCAGACGGTCGAGCTCGTCGGGAGCGACCATCGCCAGCGGCAGCCGGCCGTCGAGATAGATGTCGCCGAGCCGGTCGATCCCGAAGGCGACCCCGTAGAGCCGCAGGTTGCGCTCGAGCAGCCAGCGGTAGACGGTCTCGAAGTTCTCGTCAGGGCGGCGGCAGACGAAGGCGTGCACGCCCAATGCGTGCTGCCCGAGGTCGAGCCGGACCGGCGTCTGCAGCTTGCGTTCACCGGGCAGCGCGAACGAGAAGACCAGCTCGCCACCGGGCTGCGACTTCTCGTCCCAGTCCAGGTCGTTGGACTTCAGCCAGCCGCGTACGACCTCTTCCAGATCGCGTCGGGAAACATCCGTCATGCCGTCAGCTCCTCACGCATCAGCATCTTGGCCTCTTCATAGACCTCGAGCGTATTGCGTGCGGTGAGATCCCAGGAGAAGTCCTGGGCGTGTTCGCGGGCACCGTCGGCCAGCACCGACCAGCGCGGGTGGGACGAGACGGCGTCGGTGAGCGCGTCGGCCCACTGCGCCGGGTCGTGTCCGTCGACCAGGAGACCGCTGCGGTCGTGGCGCACCGCGGTGGTCAGGCCGCCGACTGCGGCGGCGACCACGGGGGTGCCGCAGGCCTGGGCCTCCACGGCGACCAGGCCGAACGACTCGTTGTAGGAGGGGACGGCGACGACGGAGGCGGCGGAGTACCACAGCGCGAGCTCGTCCTGGCGCACCGGCGGGACGAACCGGACCACGTCGGAGATGCCCAGCTCGGCAGCCAGGTCGGCGAGGCCGGTCGGGTGCTCGAGACCGGAGCCGGAGGGCCCCCCG
Coding sequences within:
- a CDS encoding GlxA family transcriptional regulator, encoding MDDVRVPSPHRVAVLIQDGFIPFEIGIPHRIFGKARDSQDRLLYEVLTCTTGGPGPVQSDSDMVVLAPHGPEALAGADTVVIPKFDEASPMVTDGVLSAPLKEALDMIRPGTRVMSICTGAFALGAAGLLDGRPATTHWFYTDQFRELFPQVRLDPDVLFVDDGEILTSAGVAAGVDLCLHVVRRDHGAAVANRVARVTVVPPHRDGGQAQFIRHHAPVSGDAGISAATAWALAHLDQPLTLETMAAQVSMSVRTFTRRFRDETGDSPGRWLQRQRIELARNLLETTDLSVEQVAARCGLNTAQSLRLHFHAALGITPTAYRRTFRG
- a CDS encoding EamA family transporter, with the translated sequence MTTTISPAPAATTPLWKPLVACGITLVLWASAFVGIRHLGDTVPPGSLSLGRLLVMVAALGAYLALKGGFRLPTRKEWPLIALGGASWLGIYNLALNESERRIDAATAALIVQVGPIVVALLAGLVLKEQIHRWILIGTGVGFAGVVVIGRASANGDTGDWIGVALSVVAALTFAIGVLTQKKLLPSMSALLLTFWYAIAGLVICLPWSGELVTTIPDISVGNIGWIVYLGLFPSALAFVTWAYALSHSDAGKFAQSTFLVPFITALMAWLVLDEVPPALAFVGGAMCIVGVLITRRRPRADPR
- a CDS encoding YbjN domain-containing protein, with translation MTDVSRRDLEEVVRGWLKSNDLDWDEKSQPGGELVFSFALPGERKLQTPVRLDLGQHALGVHAFVCRRPDENFETVYRWLLERNLRLYGVAFGIDRLGDIYLDGRLPLAMVAPDELDRLLGSVLTYADESFNTILELGFATSIRKEWEWRKLRGESTANLEAFRGWLESAE